GTGGACCTGCGCTGGTCGCTCGATGCCGGTGTACTCACCGTGATGCCCGATACGCCTTACCTCAAGACCTACCACGTCGACTATCTGAATCTGGCTCGCGACATGCGCTCCAGCGTGACGCTGGCCAACTCTGTTGCCGGTACCGGCAGCCCTCAGGGTGGAGGCAGCGGCGGCAACAGCTCGAATTCCCGGATCGAAAGCAGCAGCGAGCATCGCTTCTGGCAACGGCTGCAGGCAAACATCGAAGCATTGCTGGAAGCTGCGCCTGCCGCAGCCCCTGTCGCTCCAACAGCCACGTCGGCCTCGGGCGCTGCGGCCGTCGCAGTTGTTGCCACTTCCGCTCCTGTGGCGGCCGGCAGCACGCTCGTCATCCTGCACCCCGAAACGGGCACGCTGACAATACGTGCCTCCGAGCGCAACCATGCGCGCGTCGCCGACTATCTGGCCTCGGTCGAAGCCGGCGCGCGCCGCCAAGTGATGATCGAGGCAACCATCGTCGAAGTGGTGCTTTCCGATCAGTATCAGGCCGGCGTCGACTGGAGCCGGCTGACCGATGGCAGCGCCGGACTCAACCTTGGCACCAGCTTTACTGGCGGCAACCTCGCACAGTCCCCGTTCAGTGTGTTCAGCTACACCGATGTCGACGGTGTCTTCGGTGGCACCTTCAATCTCACGGTACGCCTGCTGGAGCAGTTTGGTCGCACGCGGGTGCTGTCCAGCCCACGCGTGATCGCGCTCAATAATCAGACCGCGAGCCTATGTGGAGTAAAAGCACACATATTGTGCTCAAAGCGAGGCAGTACCTAGCATCCAGAATTATTAAGATTCATACTTAACAGTCATAATTGCTTTAGCTGCACCAGTCGCGCCCCCACGCTATGACGGAAGCAGAACATACGTTTGGCCGACCTCTACAAGCGGTACCGCCGCTTCGCCGATACCCCCACTGAACGACTGTGGACATGTAACCCTGCTGTCGTGGATATGGACACGAGATGCGAGTCGAGCACAGCTTAGCGAGCGAGCATCGAAGTCCCTCTAGCGGGAGGGGACTTCTCACTTCTTTGGCTACTAAGTGTGCTCCCGACTGAAGAAGGCCAATAAAAAAAGCCCCATATTCCGGGGCTTTTTTCATAGCAGCGAATACTAGATACGCAATCCATCAAGCGGTTTGCCCGCCTGCAGCCAATCTTGCACCCACTGCGGCTTGCGGCCGCGGCCGGTCCAGGTCTGACTGGCATCAGCAGGATTGCGGAACTGCGCAATACCAGTGCTCTTGGCTGCCTTGGTACTCAAAGCGCCGCCGAGCACGTCTTGTAACGAAAAGCCTTTGGCTGCAGCGAGATTTTGCAGCTCTGCGATCAGGTTCTTTTTATCGCTGACCTTGCGCTGTTCGATTTCAGCGCTCAGATCTTTCTGCAGTTGATACATTTCGGGCAGTGACAGATTGGATAGATCCACAAAGCTCTCCTTTTCTATAGTTTGGGAAGTCAAACCACATTTAAAAGATAGCTCCGTAAAAAGACAAGCCAAACTTACAATATTAATATTATGTAATAAATCAGAAGCGCCGAGTCAGCAAAGACCTATGCAATTGAGGATTGGGTCAATGCGATGAAGTGCTTAACGAGCAGAGTCATTACGTCGCTGTGGCCACTCTCAATGCGAGTTCGGTCCGATTCGTGACATCGGCTTTCCGGAACAACGCGTGGATCTGATTGCGCACTGTATTTGGGCTGGACCCCAGCTCACGTGCAATCTGCTTGTTACTGAGCCCGCTTGCCAGAAGCTTGAGAATTTCGATTTCACGAGCGGTGTAGAGATACCACTCGAAGGCGGGTGCCTGCTTGGCTGCTGTTCCATATGAGAAGCCCGCCGCTTCATGAACGCAGGCCGCAGCGGTGGCAAGCTCCTGACTCACCGATTTAACCAGCTCCACATCTTCCCAACGATTCACGGAGCTCATAACGGCAAAGATCAGGTGATGTTCGCCAAGTTCGATGGCATGGATGGCAAAGCGCCGGCCAAAGCGGGGCTCCAGCATCAGCAGGCGCCTACCCACACAGGAACATTGCCCCAGATCCACCAAGGACGGGGCACGAACAGCGTTCCAAACCGCGAGCAGCGAGGCGCAATGACTTTGGAGCGTCTGGGGCTCTTCGTGTATTTCGCCATCCAGATACAGAATCTCTTCGATCTGAACCGCCGAGTGTTCAACCGTAGCGGTGCCTACCGCGAGGCAGTCGACATCGAGACGCTTGAAACGCGGCGTCTCGCCGAGAGCCCGTAGGTACTGCCAATCCAGATGCGTTTTTTCCATATCCTCATACTCCCACTGCAAAGAGGGCGAAACATCATTTCCACTCTGGACAGGATTGTATAAGAAGACGTGTGCACGTTGATACACACCAAAGAAAGGTTTTGCGTCCTAGCAGCAACCTCCGCCAGGCTCGCAGCATGAAGCTGCCACCGCACCAGCAAAGGGCGCTAACCCCTTGGTGACCTTGGGATCGCGCAACGCCGGCGTATTGCAATCGAACAGCTCAGCTTGGGCCAAAGCAGGTTCATTTACGCTACGCAGGCCGACGAATTGGCCCTGATAGGGGGCGCGCATCATCAGATCAAAGGTCTTCGCACAAACCGCAACGCGTTGGCCACGGCGATACACGTGGCCATCATCGTCCCGCACTTCTCGCCATGGCCCTTTGTACATCACCGCTTGGCCGAGTTCGAAACAAGGGCCCTGTTTTCCACGATAGGCCTCGATGAGGCACATCCGGATATCCGCGTCGCTAATTCGGTCCACCGCGATCGGGTCTATCTCAGTAGACCAGTGGACGGTCACGCCGTGGAACCCTGCATCTTCAAACGACTTGAGCAGCGCACCTTCCGTGGGAATGTGCAACGAAGGCCCAGGCGGGGCGGCCCTAACCGCGTATGCCGAGGCGATGGGTTCGTCAGCAACCAGGGCTATGCAGTACACCACACCTTCGCGAGTCTGAACGCGGAATGCCTCGCTCAGCATGCTTGGAATCGTGCTGGGGTCGATGCGATTGAGCACGAAATCGAGCACGATGCTGTGTGCCCAACTGTCCGCTACTGCCGGAGCATTGGCGAACAAGCCCTTCAGCTTTTCCTCCAGCACCAGATAGCCTTCGATATCCCGAACGCCGGCACCCGACATCGCGGCCTCGATCGCTCGCACATCTCGGCGTAGGTTGCTGAGCTCGAGCAAGCGAACGGTCTGCGAACGTTCGCCAGCCAGACTTTTGGCTCGCCGCAATTGCCGCGTTTCAACATCCGCGATGACGACCTCTGATTCTGCCAATCCCAATTTGCTTTCGGCCAGAAGCTCCGAATAGCCGCCACCAAGCCAGAGCACGTTTCTGTCCCCACGCTGCGCGGCGGCTTCCAGACATACCCGCAACTCAGACGCCAACTGGCTCAGCTCGTGGTCCCACGGAGACAGGCGCGCTCCACTCCGATTTTCAGGTGAGTTCATGATCAGGCCATGGAAAGTGACAAGGACGAGGTGTGTTCGTGGTGCTGTCGATACTCGACACGTGCTGGTAACTCGTTGCCGAAACGCTCCAGGTAACGCTGTAACAGCGACGAAGAGCGGACAAAGCGGTCCTGGCAAATCTTGATCGTGTCCGCGGTGGTCTCGGTGAACACCAGCCCGCGTTGGCTGAGTTGCTCGAGCCAACCGCGTTCGAATTGCCAGGGATAGGCTCCGATCTCAAGGTTGGTCTGGGCAAACGTGAGATAGGCCCGTTGCCGCATGTGAATCGCTTTGAGATCGACCTGGCGCATGTGGTCGTAGAACACCACGCTATGTGGGCGGGTCACTTCGCAAATCATCTGCCATAGCTGCTTCATGGACGGCGCACTGCGATTACTCACCACCAGGTTGATGTGTTCGCCGTCCGGCACCCAGCGCAGGATGCTCGCCATCGAGGCTTGAAACACGTCCTGGTGCAACAGGTTCAGCGGCTGGTCCGTGGCAACGGTGTGCAACTCGTCGTGGTAACGATCCGAGAGCAAGCGCTCGATCCCCATCCATTGCTGGTAGAGCCCGTAGCGCTTTCCGCTGTAGCGGCCATCCTTGGCGCTGCCGATCACAATGGACGGCCGGATCACCAGGAACGGGATGCCCGAACTGGCCACCACGTGCTCGGCTTGACGCTTGGTCAACGTGTAATCGGTGGGATCGCTAGCCGGCGTCTCCAGCGCGCGCTCCGGGATTGGGGCGCCAGAATAGCCACCTGCATAGGCCGTAGAGATGAAGATGAAGCGCGCCACGCCCGCTGCCTTGGAGGCATCCACCAAGCGCTGCGTGAATTCCACATTGAGTGCCTGCAGGGCAACGCTATCGAAGTAGTCGAGACATCCCGCACAGTGGATGACGGTATCCACGCCGGCCAGCATGCTTACCATGTCTTCGCGCGACACCTGCTCAGCGCCCTTCCAGGCGACCACTTCGATGCGGTCTGCCAGACGATCCGGATCTGTACCCAACGCGATCAGTTCACGGTGGATTTCCTCCGGCATCGTGCCGGCAGCCTGGGCACGCCGGCTCGGGACGATCAGGGTATCGGCCCAGTCATCGCTGAGCACCTGGGCCGCGAGCAGCGCACCCAGATAGCCGGTGCCGCCGGTGAGGAGAACGCGCTTCCCCTCGCGAGCTGTTTCTCGGAGGGCGTTCAATGGAGGGCCTGCTTCGACGTATTGAGCTGATTCGGCAACGCCTTACCGACCAGCTCCTGGTCCGGAGCGCCACCGTACGAGACCAAGCGCTGATTCACGATCAGCACCGGAAACGCGCTCAGGCCGTGAGACATGAAAAGCTCGCTCACTTGCTGCGCCACCTTGGAGCCGCTGCTGTCGAGTTCGCTTGAGATCTTGCCGAGCGACGACTGTGCTTGAGTCACCGTTACGGTCACTACAGGCCAATCAAGATGTGCGGACTCAAGGGCTGCATGAGCAGCAGCTTCAGTTTCAGCATCGATGTCTGCGGTACCACGCACGCAGCAGCTGGCCGATACAACGGCGACGGTCTCGGGGCTAAGCGCCTGCTTGACCAGGGCGGAATCCTCATCCGAGCCCTTCTTGAATAGACCAAACATGGAGCACCTCCTAAGCGAATGAGTTAGAGCACGAGCGCCACAACGACTCCCAAGATCAACGCGCAAGCGATGACGCTCAGGGTGTGGGCAATAACCAGGGGCAATCTGAAAAGCCGGAACAGCAGCATGATTTCCGGGGGACTGGTTCCGATCGCCGCGACCAGGAACGTCACCAACGGCCCAACCGGAAAGCCTTTTTCGATCAGCGCAAAACCAATGGGCAGAGCGGCAACCGGTGAGATGTAGAGCGGCACACCAACCAGTGCGCACACCAAATAGAGCAATGCGGGGTGAACGCTGTCGACGAGCTTCAACAGCGTGTCCTTGGGCACCGCGCCGTAGATCACCCCGCCGATCAACAGGCCCACGAGCAGATAGGGCGCTATGTCCTTCAGCTCACGTACCGCGGCGATCCAAGCGAAGCGGCTGGCCGCGCTGAAGCCCGGCCATCTCGGCCCGCCGTTCCCCACAAACGTCGCGCTACTTTCCGGTGCCGGCGTCGACACCAAGTAACGCTGCAGACCAAGCCTGCCAGCGAGGACCCCGACTGCGGAGGTGAGCGCAAGGCCCACCACGATGAAGGTAATGCCTGCGACAGGCCCTTTCGTGGCAAAGAGCAGGATGAAGACGCCTTCGTTGACCACCGGCGAGGACACGAGGAATGCAAAGCTGGGGACGAAGCCCACACCAGCACGCAACATGCCGCTCAACACGGGAATGGTGGAGCACGAGCAGAACGGCGTGATCACGCCGCCCACGCTGGCAGCAAATGCGGAACGCCAGCTCGTTGCGCCTTGGAGCTTGTTCTGGGTCGCCTGGAAAGGTAGCCGCTGCTGTAGCAGCACTACCCCCCAGGTAATCAGCAGGAACAGCCCGATGAGCAGGGCCCCATCCATCAGCAAGAACTCGAAGAACGCGCGGACGGCTGGGGATGCCAAACCGGATTGAAGGGTTTCCACTGCTGCGAACGCCTTGTTGAAGTGACGCTTAGGCCGTAGCCAGTGCCGAGTTCATCGACGGCGTGCCGCCATACGACTGCATCGATTCAATCAGTGCAGCGGTGACCACCGGGTCGAAGTTCGCCTTGTCCAACGTTTCCACGTAGGTATCGAGCGCTTCGATGCGGATCTCGTCGATGTCGGTCTTCAAGTCGCCTAGCGACAGCGAGCCGCAATCGATGCTGAGGCGATCGCACAGGAAATGGCAGCTGGTGCTGACCATGCTGAAGAGCTCAGGCATCACGCGGTGGTGAGCCCACTTGAGGCTCTCATGGACACCTTCCGGATCAGCTTCAAGCAGGCCACGGATCCGGGTCAGGCCGATTTCGAGATGCTCAAGCTCGTCTTCCAGAATCTTGCTGGCGAGGACGGAGGTATCCGGGTCACCCTGACGCTTCAGCGTCCGGTACAGGACGATGGCCATGGTCTCGGTCATCAGGTCCTGCATGATCAGACAGGCAGCCAGATCCTTGTTGTGCACGGCGGTGCTGAAATGGCGGCGGATGTTGAACCATTGCGGTTCGACGATCTCGCGCATGACCTTGTAGTCGTGGCGCTTGCCCAAGCTCGCGAGCATCTGAATGTGCTTCGACTCTTCGTGCGCCTGCTTCACGGTCTCGATCTTGTCATCGGTGGTGGGCATCAGCGGCACCATCTCCGAGTAGTTCTCGACCGCCATGACTTCGCCGGCGATCGCATTCGACGCGATGTAGGCAATCAGGTTGAAGTAGCCGTCGCTCTTATCGTGCTCGGTTTGCAGTTCATTGCGGCGGTTTTGTGAACGCAGGTCGACCGGTGCCAAATCGTCGGCAACTGCGGCGAAAACTTCAGTCATTTTGCAACCCCTCTGTACGTCGACAAGTGAATATTCCTTAGAGCAAATCATTGTCGAGATGAGGGGTGTGGCGCGCCATAGTACATAGGTTCTATTCGGCGCCAGGAAGGGGGCGGAGTACGATCAGATTCTATGCAATAAATCTGCAATCTTACAAAATAAGCCTTTCCTTTTTAATTTAGTGGAGTTTCTCCAATGGCGACACCTTTCCAATCCAAACGTGTTATTGGCGTAATTACTTTATTGATCGCCGGCACTTTAAGCACAATCAGTTTGGTTGGCTGTGATCGCGCGACTGGCTCCACTCAAACATCAGAAAAAGCAGCAGCAGAAAGAATCATGGTGGTGGGTGCAAGCACCATTGCTCCGTTGATGAGCGAAATCGCCAAAGCCTATGAGCAAAGCCATCCGGGCGTTCGCATCGAAGTACAGGCCGGCGGCAGTTCGCGCGGCGTGCTCGACGTGCGTCAAGGGACAGCTGGCATCGGGATGGTCTCACGCGAGCTCAAGTCGGACGAAGCGGACCTGAAGCACGTGATGATCGCGCAGGACGGCGTCGGCATGATCGTGCACAAGAACAACCCGATCCAGCACTTCACCAAGCAACAGGTCATCGACATCTACAGCGGCAAGATCACCAACTGGAAGCAACTTGGCGGTGACGATGCGCCGATCACGGTGGTGAGCAAGGCCGAAGGCCGCTCGACGCTGGAAATTTTCAGCCATTTCTTCGGCGTCAAATACAAGGACATCAAGGCCCACGTCGTGATCGGCGACAACCAGCAAGGCATTCAGGCGGTGGCCGGCTCCCCTGCAGCAGTCGGCTATGTCTCGATCGGCACCGCTGAATACGAAGCGCAGCATGGCGCAGCTATCAAGCTGGTTTCCGTGGACAACCAGGTACCGACTACCGCCGCGGTCGCAGCTGGTGAGTATGCGATCCGCCGCCCATTGAATCTTGTCTTCAAGGAACCGCTCACCGCCACCGCGAAGGAGCTCGTGCAGTTTGCGCAGTCCCAGGATGCAAGCGAGCTGGTGAAGAAGCAGTTCTTCGTCCCGGTCACCAAGTAAGCAGGACGGTCGCGTGCAATGAGCGCAATACTGGAGCTGCCGTTTCCCCAGGCTTCGATGTCACGGCAAGCCGCGCGTATGCAGGCACTGGCGTTCTGGACCGTGATGGCGGGTTTGGCGATCGCAGGCACTTTGATCGTGCTGTTGATCGCCGGCTTCCTCGTTCGCGAGTCGTGGCCACTGATCAGCGAGGCCGGCCCACTGCGGTTTCTGACCGATGCCGGCTGGTGGCCCCGCGACGGCAGCTTCAACATGTCGCCCATGATTCTGGCCAGCCTCCTGCTCACCCTCGGAGCGCTGGTCATTGCGACGCCCTTGAGTCTGGTATTCGCGACATTCACCTGTTTCGTGGCGCCGCCATGGCTCGCAAACGGTATGCGCATACTGGTCGAGGCCAGCGCGGCGGTGCCAACCGTCGTCTACGGTCTGTGGGGCATCACCGTCATCGTCCCGCTGGTGAACCAGATTTCCCCACCCGGCTCCAGCCTGCTTGCCGGCATGATCGTTGTTGCTGTGATGATCTTTCCGACCATCGCGATGCTCTCACGGGCCGCACTGCAAACCGTACCGCCTGGATATGCGCAGGCCGCGTCCGCGCTCGGGGTTTCTAACGCCCAGACGGTGCTTCGCATCGTGCTACCCGCGGCAAAGCACGGCATCGTGTCGGCGATGATTCTTGGGGCGGCGCGCGCCATCGGCGAGACGATGGTGGTGCTCATGGTCTGCGGCAATATCGTCCAGGTACCCAAATCCCTGTTCGAGCCGGTCCGCACGCTGACTGCAAACATCGCGCTGGAAATGCCTTATGCGATGGGTGATCACCGGGCCTCGCTGTTCGTAGCAGGGCTGATGATGCTGCTCTTGGTCAGCGCCCTGGTCGCGCTCGGGGAATGGGTTGGTGCAACCGGCCAGCGGGGTGCGCCATGAGCACGCTCAGCCTGCTCTACTCGCGCGACCGTCTTTGGAATGGTTTTCTGTGGGCCGGGTCGCTGTTGGTTGTTGCGGTCCTGCTCTGGCCGCTGCTGATCGTGGTGTTGGAAGGGAGCCATGCGCTCTCGCTCGATTTCTTCACGCAAAGCCCTAGCGATGCAGGCCGCAGCGGAGGGATCTTGCCCATTCTGGTCTCAACCTTGGCCATCGTCTCCGTCAGCTTGGCTGCAGCGATGCCGCTGGCGTTTGCTATCGCGGTGATGCTCACGGAGGTGTGCCGACCGGATGGCTGGGTCGCTACATCGATGCGGTGCAGCTTGGATGTCCTGGCCGGCGTGCCTTCTGTGGTCTTCGGACTGTTCGGGCTCAGCCTGTTTTGTCGTCAGCTCGGCATGGGCTACTCGATTGCCGCCGGCGGATTGGCGCTGGCCTGCATGATCCTGCCGACGCTCGCCCGCGCCCTGACCACGGCGCTTGAAGCGGCTGGTGAACAACATCGGGTATCGGGAGCTGCGCTTGGGCTCTCAAAGCCTGCCGTGTTGTGGAGCGTGACCGTGCCGGTGGCGCTGCCCGGTATTTGCGCCGGCCTGATTCTGTCGATGACGCGAGCCCTGGCCGAAACCGCCGTGCTGCTCTTCACCAGCGGCTACTCGGACCGGATGCCCGAATCGATCATGGATTCTGGCCGAAGCATTTCCATCCATATCTACGACCTGTCCACGAATGTGCCGGGTGGCATGCCGAATGCCTACGGCTCAGCGCTGGCGCTGTTGCTCATGCTCACCGTTCTGAGCGTGTCGGTTCATTGGGCTACCCGCTGGATGCATAAACACATGACTGGCGCTTCCCAGTGCTGAATCAAGGATTTTCGATGACCCACTCCACCTTGCTGGCAACGCCGCCACTTACTGAGCGCGCCTACGCACCAGCGCAATCGATCGCGGACAACCCACCTTCGTCGGGGCATATCGAGTTTGACGATATTTCAGTGCGCTACGGCCACAACAAGGTCGTGGAATCAGTTTGCCTCAAGGTGCCACGCAATTCGGTCACTGCCATGATCGGCCCTTCCGGCTGCGGCAAATCCAGCATGCTGTATACGGTCAATCGGCTATGCGACCTGATTCCCGGTTGCTGTGTGACCGGGTCGGTAGAGTTCAGCTGGCTCGACAATGAGCAAATGCGCAAGGACGCAATCTTGCTGCGGCGGCAGGTTGGCATGCTGTTTCAGCGCCCGAATCCATTTCCGTTTTCAATCTGGAAGAACCTTGAGTTCGCACTGAAGCAGCATGGCATTCGGGCAAAGGGCGAGGTCAGCGAGCGGATCGAATCTGCGCTGCAGGAAGTCGGCTTATGGGATGAGGTGAAGGATCGATTGTCAGTCTCGGCCTTCGCGCTGTCGGGCGGTCAACAGCAACGGCTTTGCCTGGCGCGTGCATTGGTACTTCAGCCGGCCGTGCTGCTCATGGACGAGCCGTGCAGCGCCCTTGATCCAATCTCGACGCAGAAGATCGAGGACCTGATCCTGCGCCTATCCCGGACCAGAACCATCCTGCTGGTCACCCACAGCCTGGGCCAGGCACGTCGGGTCGCAAGCCAGGTCGCCATGTTCTGGAAGCTGGATGGCGTGGGGCGACTGATCGAATGCGGAAGCGCGCTTGATCTGTTCGATCAGCCCAGGCACGACCTGACCAAATCCTATTTGGCCTACGCATGAGCAATCGCGCTGGTGCGCTCAGTCGGCAGGTTGCCGCGCTGCTTCTAGCTTGGCCCGCATAGCTGCTTTCTGCTCTTCCCGTTCCTTGGAGCGGGCTAGCGCTCGATCGATTTTTCGATCCATAGCGGCTTCGCTGTCGATGTCGTACTTGCGAAGGTTCGCCAAGGCAACCGTGGCGCCCACGATCGTGGTTGCCGCAGCCCAGGCGACAGGCTTGGAAAACAAAGTTAGCCACGATTCGTAGGTTGGGCCTTTGAGCAAGGCACCATAACCAAGGATCTGCACCACCTCGTTTGCCAATACCAGAAGGGTCCCTGCCAGTAACGCCATCGTGGCAAGTCTGCCCACGTATTGCAGACAAGCCGCCAATTGCCGCAGCACAGAAGCTGAAAAACGGATCGGTGTACCGGCGATAAACAGACTACGCCATATCAGCGCGTCCGTTTTATGCCCCAAATGGTCTTCCGTCCACCATGCGTACGCCAATAAAGATAGTGACAGCAGCAGCAGCGCAGTCCCCGTTAGATATGCCAGAAATTGCATCAATGCGTGCTCCCTGAAGAATGCACTTTCATGCCGTCCCAATTTCTCGCGCTTGACGATAGTACATCGCTTCCATTGAGCGTCGCGGCGCGCCTTTCTACCATCAGCTCGAACAATCGCGGCAATTTGCTCGCCGCCAAGATGGCCACTTCCGATACCTTGCACAATGAACGACATCACACACACCGCTGGGCTTTCAGTTCCCGCACGCGACGCCCACTCGAACGCTCCGCGTTTGCTCGAACGATACGTCACATGGGTTGTGGATTACCGGAAATGGGTAATCGGCTTTGTCGTCCTGTTGACCGTCTTCTTCGGCTTGTTCGCCGCCAAACAACAGGTGGTCATCAATCCTGCTGCAGTGGTGCCGCAAGGGCACCCCTACATCAAGGCCACCAACGCAATCGA
This region of Chitinolyticbacter meiyuanensis genomic DNA includes:
- a CDS encoding permease, encoding METLQSGLASPAVRAFFEFLLMDGALLIGLFLLITWGVVLLQQRLPFQATQNKLQGATSWRSAFAASVGGVITPFCSCSTIPVLSGMLRAGVGFVPSFAFLVSSPVVNEGVFILLFATKGPVAGITFIVVGLALTSAVGVLAGRLGLQRYLVSTPAPESSATFVGNGGPRWPGFSAASRFAWIAAVRELKDIAPYLLVGLLIGGVIYGAVPKDTLLKLVDSVHPALLYLVCALVGVPLYISPVAALPIGFALIEKGFPVGPLVTFLVAAIGTSPPEIMLLFRLFRLPLVIAHTLSVIACALILGVVVALVL
- a CDS encoding H-NS histone family protein; translation: MDLSNLSLPEMYQLQKDLSAEIEQRKVSDKKNLIAELQNLAAAKGFSLQDVLGGALSTKAAKSTGIAQFRNPADASQTWTGRGRKPQWVQDWLQAGKPLDGLRI
- a CDS encoding phosphate ABC transporter substrate-binding protein, which gives rise to MATPFQSKRVIGVITLLIAGTLSTISLVGCDRATGSTQTSEKAAAERIMVVGASTIAPLMSEIAKAYEQSHPGVRIEVQAGGSSRGVLDVRQGTAGIGMVSRELKSDEADLKHVMIAQDGVGMIVHKNNPIQHFTKQQVIDIYSGKITNWKQLGGDDAPITVVSKAEGRSTLEIFSHFFGVKYKDIKAHVVIGDNQQGIQAVAGSPAAVGYVSIGTAEYEAQHGAAIKLVSVDNQVPTTAAVAAGEYAIRRPLNLVFKEPLTATAKELVQFAQSQDASELVKKQFFVPVTK
- a CDS encoding helix-turn-helix transcriptional regulator; translated protein: MEKTHLDWQYLRALGETPRFKRLDVDCLAVGTATVEHSAVQIEEILYLDGEIHEEPQTLQSHCASLLAVWNAVRAPSLVDLGQCSCVGRRLLMLEPRFGRRFAIHAIELGEHHLIFAVMSSVNRWEDVELVKSVSQELATAAACVHEAAGFSYGTAAKQAPAFEWYLYTAREIEILKLLASGLSNKQIARELGSSPNTVRNQIHALFRKADVTNRTELALRVATAT
- the pstA gene encoding phosphate ABC transporter permease PstA, translated to MSTLSLLYSRDRLWNGFLWAGSLLVVAVLLWPLLIVVLEGSHALSLDFFTQSPSDAGRSGGILPILVSTLAIVSVSLAAAMPLAFAIAVMLTEVCRPDGWVATSMRCSLDVLAGVPSVVFGLFGLSLFCRQLGMGYSIAAGGLALACMILPTLARALTTALEAAGEQHRVSGAALGLSKPAVLWSVTVPVALPGICAGLILSMTRALAETAVLLFTSGYSDRMPESIMDSGRSISIHIYDLSTNVPGGMPNAYGSALALLLMLTVLSVSVHWATRWMHKHMTGASQC
- a CDS encoding NAD-dependent epimerase/dehydratase family protein; the protein is MNALRETAREGKRVLLTGGTGYLGALLAAQVLSDDWADTLIVPSRRAQAAGTMPEEIHRELIALGTDPDRLADRIEVVAWKGAEQVSREDMVSMLAGVDTVIHCAGCLDYFDSVALQALNVEFTQRLVDASKAAGVARFIFISTAYAGGYSGAPIPERALETPASDPTDYTLTKRQAEHVVASSGIPFLVIRPSIVIGSAKDGRYSGKRYGLYQQWMGIERLLSDRYHDELHTVATDQPLNLLHQDVFQASMASILRWVPDGEHINLVVSNRSAPSMKQLWQMICEVTRPHSVVFYDHMRQVDLKAIHMRQRAYLTFAQTNLEIGAYPWQFERGWLEQLSQRGLVFTETTADTIKICQDRFVRSSSLLQRYLERFGNELPARVEYRQHHEHTSSLSLSMA
- a CDS encoding type II secretion system protein GspD codes for the protein MLRKYKVSCISVSLVLLLAGCVSRTGLDVEAHRHVTAAKPVAGTIPKPLLSSPPLPKPAAVPRQETYSVVAHRLPVNSLLFALARDARVNLDVHPGISGEVTINALDQTLPQILNRIARQVDLRWSLDAGVLTVMPDTPYLKTYHVDYLNLARDMRSSVTLANSVAGTGSPQGGGSGGNSSNSRIESSSEHRFWQRLQANIEALLEAAPAAAPVAPTATSASGAAAVAVVATSAPVAAGSTLVILHPETGTLTIRASERNHARVADYLASVEAGARRQVMIEATIVEVVLSDQYQAGVDWSRLTDGSAGLNLGTSFTGGNLAQSPFSVFSYTDVDGVFGGTFNLTVRLLEQFGRTRVLSSPRVIALNNQTASLCGVKAHILCSKRGST
- a CDS encoding phosphate ABC transporter ATP-binding protein, translated to MTHSTLLATPPLTERAYAPAQSIADNPPSSGHIEFDDISVRYGHNKVVESVCLKVPRNSVTAMIGPSGCGKSSMLYTVNRLCDLIPGCCVTGSVEFSWLDNEQMRKDAILLRRQVGMLFQRPNPFPFSIWKNLEFALKQHGIRAKGEVSERIESALQEVGLWDEVKDRLSVSAFALSGGQQQRLCLARALVLQPAVLLMDEPCSALDPISTQKIEDLILRLSRTRTILLVTHSLGQARRVASQVAMFWKLDGVGRLIECGSALDLFDQPRHDLTKSYLAYA
- the pstC gene encoding phosphate ABC transporter permease subunit PstC translates to MSAILELPFPQASMSRQAARMQALAFWTVMAGLAIAGTLIVLLIAGFLVRESWPLISEAGPLRFLTDAGWWPRDGSFNMSPMILASLLLTLGALVIATPLSLVFATFTCFVAPPWLANGMRILVEASAAVPTVVYGLWGITVIVPLVNQISPPGSSLLAGMIVVAVMIFPTIAMLSRAALQTVPPGYAQAASALGVSNAQTVLRIVLPAAKHGIVSAMILGAARAIGETMVVLMVCGNIVQVPKSLFEPVRTLTANIALEMPYAMGDHRASLFVAGLMMLLLVSALVALGEWVGATGQRGAP
- a CDS encoding ferritin-like domain-containing protein, producing the protein MTEVFAAVADDLAPVDLRSQNRRNELQTEHDKSDGYFNLIAYIASNAIAGEVMAVENYSEMVPLMPTTDDKIETVKQAHEESKHIQMLASLGKRHDYKVMREIVEPQWFNIRRHFSTAVHNKDLAACLIMQDLMTETMAIVLYRTLKRQGDPDTSVLASKILEDELEHLEIGLTRIRGLLEADPEGVHESLKWAHHRVMPELFSMVSTSCHFLCDRLSIDCGSLSLGDLKTDIDEIRIEALDTYVETLDKANFDPVVTAALIESMQSYGGTPSMNSALATA